The Ensifer canadensis genomic sequence CCGAACCCGAAAACCTCAGGCAATGCGCGCTACACCTATCTGGCGGCAACGGCCTATGCCAAGGAAGCCTTCAAGGACGACCCGGCCAAGGTCACCGAATTCGTCAAGAAGATCTTCGACAATGTTCCGGTCTTTGATACCGGCGGGCGCGCTGCAACGACGACCTTCGTCGAGCGCGAAATCGGCGACGTGATCATCACCTTCGAGGCGGAGACCCGCTCGATCGCCAAGCAGTATGGCACCGACAAGTTCGAAAGCGTCGTGCCTTCCGTCAGCCTGCTTGCGGAATTCCCTGTTGCGGTGGTCGACAAGGTGGCAGACAAGCGCGGTTCGCGCGAATTGGCGAAGTCCTATCTCGATTTCCTTTATACCGACGAGGGCCAGAAGATTGCCGCTGAATATGGCCACCGCGTCCACAACGAGAAGGTGGCAGCGGAATTTAAGGATCAGTTCCCGGAGATCCGCCTGGTCACGGTCGAGGACGTGTTCGGCGGCTGGGGCAAGATCAAGGACGAGCATTTCGCTTCGGGCGCTACGCTCGACCAGATCTATGGCAATCGCTGAAAATGCGATGCCAATTTACCCGGCGGGTTCTGCTCGCCGGGTTCTGCCATGAATGAAAGCTTTGCCGCCGTGGAGGCGATCACTTGAAACGCAATGTCCTGCCCGGCCTGCCCCTATCTTTGGGCATCACCCTCTTTTACGTGGGGCTGATCGTCGTGTTGCCTTTGGCGGCTCTGGTCTTCAAGGCGGCGAGCCTTGGCCCTGCCGAATATTGGGCGATCGTCTCGTCGCCGCGCGCCGTTGCTAGCTACCGCGTCACCGTGCTTTCGGCCCTTGTCGCCACCGCCTTCAACCTCGTCTTCGGCCTGGCGCTTGCCTGGGTTCTCGTTCGCTACCGCTTTCCAGGGCGGCGGATCATCGACGCGATCGTCGATCTGCCTTTTGCCCTGCCGACGGCCGTTGCCGGCATTGCGCTGACGACGCTGTTTTCATCCAATGGGTGGTTCGGAGCACTTCTAGCACCCCTCGGTATCAAGGTGGCGTATACGCCGCTTGGCATCATGGTGGCCATGTGCTTCACCAGCCTGCCCTTCATCGTCCGCACTGTACAGCCGGTGCTTGAGGATCTCGATCCCGCACTGGAGGAGGCGGCGCAATCGCTCGGCGGATCGGATGGCTCCATTTTCCTGCGCGTTATC encodes the following:
- the cysT gene encoding sulfate ABC transporter permease subunit CysT, which translates into the protein MKRNVLPGLPLSLGITLFYVGLIVVLPLAALVFKAASLGPAEYWAIVSSPRAVASYRVTVLSALVATAFNLVFGLALAWVLVRYRFPGRRIIDAIVDLPFALPTAVAGIALTTLFSSNGWFGALLAPLGIKVAYTPLGIMVAMCFTSLPFIVRTVQPVLEDLDPALEEAAQSLGGSDGSIFLRVILPLLMPALLAGLSLSFARSLGEFGAIIFIAGNQPMETEITALLAFIRLEEYDYQAAAAIASVLLITAFLMLAATNLLQAHALRYTARS
- a CDS encoding sulfate ABC transporter substrate-binding protein; translation: MKKLLIAGAAFVALLSGPALAEAPTSLLNASYDVAREVFAAENEAFVKAHPGITVDQSHAGTSKQARAIVEGLEADVVTFNQVTDIDFLAKNGFVAEGWQKEFPNNASPFYSFPSFLVRAGNPKGIKDWGDLARDDVKVIFPNPKTSGNARYTYLAATAYAKEAFKDDPAKVTEFVKKIFDNVPVFDTGGRAATTTFVEREIGDVIITFEAETRSIAKQYGTDKFESVVPSVSLLAEFPVAVVDKVADKRGSRELAKSYLDFLYTDEGQKIAAEYGHRVHNEKVAAEFKDQFPEIRLVTVEDVFGGWGKIKDEHFASGATLDQIYGNR